Proteins from a genomic interval of Bradyrhizobium sp. G127:
- a CDS encoding branched-chain amino acid ABC transporter substrate-binding protein, translated as MRKLVLAAAFAFPLCGTALAQETVKIGYIDPLSGGGASVGEIGLKTFQYLAEELNAKGGILGKKVEIVPLDNKTNPQESLIQAQKAIDSGVRYLTQGNGSSVAGALSDFVTKYNERNPGKEVLYFNYAAVDPILTNDKCSFAHFRWDANSDIKMEALTNYMKGVPSIKKLYLINQDYSFGESVRTTARAMLKEKRPDIEIVGDEKHPLLKITDFAPYIAKIKASGADTVITGNWGQDFALLLKAAADAGLKVGWYTYYAGGAGGPTAIKQGNLNDQVYTIVEGVANIDHKESVEFEKAFRAKYNGQTFWYPRAANEMRMLALAAEKAKSIEPVKVAAALEGMDFNVFTGGKGFMRKDDHQFFQPMYVAQFGEMKNKEPFDEEKTGWGWKVVAKIDADKTVLPTTCKMTRP; from the coding sequence ATGCGAAAATTAGTGTTGGCTGCGGCTTTTGCGTTTCCGCTGTGCGGAACTGCTCTCGCGCAGGAGACCGTGAAAATCGGTTACATCGATCCGCTGTCGGGCGGCGGCGCCAGTGTCGGCGAAATCGGCCTCAAGACCTTCCAGTATCTGGCCGAAGAGCTGAACGCCAAGGGCGGCATTCTCGGCAAGAAGGTCGAAATCGTTCCGCTCGACAACAAGACCAATCCGCAGGAAAGCCTGATCCAGGCGCAGAAGGCAATCGACTCCGGCGTGCGCTACCTCACCCAGGGCAACGGCTCCTCGGTTGCGGGCGCGCTGAGCGACTTCGTCACCAAGTACAACGAACGCAACCCCGGCAAGGAAGTGCTCTACTTCAACTACGCCGCGGTGGACCCGATCCTCACCAACGACAAGTGCAGCTTCGCGCACTTCCGCTGGGACGCTAACTCAGACATCAAGATGGAAGCCCTCACCAACTATATGAAGGGCGTCCCAAGCATCAAGAAGCTGTACCTGATCAATCAGGACTATTCGTTCGGCGAATCCGTGCGCACCACCGCGCGCGCGATGCTGAAGGAAAAGCGTCCCGACATCGAGATCGTCGGCGATGAAAAGCACCCGCTGCTGAAGATCACCGACTTCGCGCCCTACATTGCGAAGATCAAGGCATCGGGCGCCGACACCGTGATCACCGGCAACTGGGGCCAGGACTTCGCGCTGCTGCTGAAGGCCGCCGCCGACGCCGGCCTCAAGGTGGGCTGGTACACTTACTACGCGGGCGGAGCCGGTGGCCCTACCGCCATCAAGCAGGGCAACCTCAACGATCAGGTTTACACGATCGTCGAAGGCGTCGCCAACATCGACCACAAGGAATCGGTCGAGTTCGAGAAGGCGTTCCGGGCGAAGTACAACGGCCAGACCTTCTGGTACCCGCGCGCGGCCAACGAAATGCGGATGCTGGCGCTGGCAGCCGAGAAGGCCAAGTCGATTGAGCCCGTGAAGGTCGCAGCGGCCCTCGAAGGCATGGACTTCAACGTCTTCACCGGCGGCAAGGGCTTCATGCGCAAGGACGATCACCAGTTCTTCCAGCCGATGTATGTCGCCCAGTTCGGCGAAATGAAGAACAAGGAGCCGTTCGACGAAGAGAAGACCGGCTGGGGCTGGAAGGTCGTCGCCAAGATCGACGCCGACAAGACCGTCCTGCCGACCACCTGCAAGA